ACCAGCCGTCTCTCCTCAGATACTAGTATTTTATAGGTATTCTTTATTTCATTTGGTATACAAAAAATGCAAaattaaaaaggaaaagaaaatcaTATAGTTAATATGCTACTGGGAAGATGTGTAATAGTTATAAGCAAAGCAGCAACGTAATCTGATCATCTAGACTAATCCTTATAGCAGGCTTCATCTTTTACTCCATTATTAAAGCATTTAATGCAGTTATTTCCGCTACACCGAAGTAAAGTCATTTTGCCATCGAGAACTCCCCAGTTTTTCCAAACCTCGTCCTCTGGTTTATTCTTATCCTTCTCGAACACTTTGGTGTAAGCGAAGGCTCGGCTCGTGGGAAGGTTGTGTTTATTAAGTTTGTCGATAATGTTGTACTTCCCCTTGGGATCAGTGCAGGTCTGTACACAAGGGGAGTTCAGGGAGAAAAATACAACACAATCATTAGCGGAGGTCCCCTCCAGTAGTTTGCTGATTGGGGAGTATTCAGGATCAGGGTTTAATAGGCGAGATTCGGAATGTATGTCATATTTCTTCATCTTTATGTAGGATGCGGCCACCATTCGAATTCCATTATAGATTTCTTTATTGACCACTTTCTCACGTATGCCGGTAGATTTATCATCCTTCAGAATCACGTCAAAATCTTTGGTTTGTAAATCTTTGTTGCATTCTTCATCAGTAAACTTAACAAAATAGGCATACTGATCCTGCAAACCCCTGTTAGATAATAAAACAAACCCGATTATATACTTAAAACCTATTTTATACTCatgtaaaatgaataaaatagtaCAGTAATTACTGttaaaagtaatttttattttatacttctTACAAGTTAAATTATTTAGTATACTgtacagctgcactcactattctgctggtgcagtcactgtgtacatacattacttatcctgtactgatcctgagttacatcctgtattatactccagagctgcactcactattctgctggtgcagtcactgtgtacatatattacattacttatcctgtactgatcctgagttttacagcaagacacggaggctcatattgctttctccttctttactgtccaccaatagcagcaaagagaaaaaatttacatacaggAAGTAACCAATGTCCCTTCCgtctggcccctataataggccgctcttcctctgggacttcctctttctttgctgctgccaacaGCTAAGTACACCTATAGATTATTTTGTGTGTTCTATATGGTTTGTGTTTATGTTTATCCTGTGCGCTGCTCCAACCTAGGGTGACTAACCCTTACTAGCAGCGCTCCCTTGGGGGCTTCTGCCCTTTTATTGTCTTTACAGGTTGTTCTATTCTATTCCCCTTTGAGTTTAGTTTAGTATTTCTATATAGCGCTTCCCTGCGTTCCATATTACTTTCTGCTGCGTTGTTCCCGATtcgcggcggggggggggggggactgctcaTTGCGGTGTTACCTCCGTTTTACCTGCTCGGTCCTTGCGCTCCCCCAGCGTTCGGGGGCGAGGCCTCTTCCCCTCGCTTCTGCGGCGCCATTCCTGTGAGCGCCTTCAGTAGCTCTGccggccgcgagatctcgcgagatctcggcggccattttggtgtCGTTTGTACCGCGATTCGCAGGCTTTTTGTTTGGCGTCCGGTTCCCTCTGCGCTTCCGGCCACTGTATGTCATTCCGGCGCCTGCGCTCTGCTCCGGTCGGCTGCCCAGGCGCTCCTACTGCGTAGTTTAGGCTATTTACCCTGCGATTTGTCGGGTGCATTTTGTGCTAGCCCCTGTGTTCCTTCTATTGCTTGGTTATATTTGGGGTATCATGTCTAACCCTCTGCCTAATCCTCACACAAATGTTATCCCCTCCTCCCCTGAGGGTCAGGACAGCAATGAGGTGGACGCACAGGCGCTTGCCCTGCAGCGCTCTGTGTCTGAGTCCATCATGGCAGCCACAGGCTCCATGTCGACTATATTGTCACATAGCATTACCCAGGCACTATCCGCCCAGCCTGCTAGAATGTCCTTGCAAGACCCTATTGTTACACCGCAGCCTACCTTTAATGAACCTCCTGTGCCACAGGAGACTTTGACTGGTGCGCATCCTGCCACCCAAGAGATCGTGCATAGTTCACGAAAAAGGGCCTCTtcacgccaggcagaacgggcgcgaaCATGGAAGTGCGCTAGAGCACAATCACCTGATATGTCTGACTCGGATAGAGCATCAGACGAGGGGGCTATTGCGGATTTTGACTACGTGTCAGAGGAGGATTTTGCTCCCCCAGTTCAGGGCCCCTCAGTATCCGCTACTGCGGCCTCCGCTGCCAAGGACGTAGCGTCCTCATCTAATCTTAACAGATCAGAGACTCCGCTGGATTCTGCAGGCGAATCAAGGTTCGACCCTGAGTCTTTGCACCACCCTCGATCGGCGGAATGGTTTACCACCGACCACGTGGGGGCTTATTTAGAGCACTGGGTGCGTCACCCTCTGAGCcgtaaatcacggaacaaacttAGGGCCGAGTGTCCCAGACCGATAGTCCCTAACAAAGTGTGTGACACCCCTTTTGTAGATCCCAAAATGTCACAATTCCTGGCCAAGACTGGCTGGAACCCAAAAAAGGACCTGGATTCAGCGCTACGCAGCTGCCAGGATAAGGTTCTAGATATCTTTGGCCCGCTAGCCAAGATTTTTGTATTAGCCGAATCGGCTAGAAATGAGGGCTCCTCTATGGACCCCGAAGAATTATGAGGCTAGACCCAAAGGGCAATCTGTATTGCCGGTAACGCCAATACTTCCTTGGCAATTGAGAGgcgcaaggccatcttgtttaaaaTAGTCCCCAAATGGGCAAATTTGGCACTTACAGAGGCGGGTAAGGACGCCCAGGGTCTCCTTTTCGGCGACTCCTTTATTGAGGATATGGGCCGATTCGTGGGTACCCTTACCGCGCTTGACAAGGCGCAGGCCTTTATGCGCAGGGTATTCCACGGACGGGTCTCTCATCGGGTCGGCAGTAGTAGAGACCGCCTGTCCGGCCGGGCAAGCTTTCAGGCCCGTGGCGCGAGGGCAACCCCAGctatcgcagacccttgggtaagtCTCCCCCAATTGGGGGATTCtatggtaccttgtgtagggggcagactccaacttTTTTCTCATGTTTGGAGTCTCATCACCTCAGATCCATGGGTATTGACCACGGTCAGGGGCTTTCACATAGAACTCACGGGGTCCCCAGACCTGGTTCCTTGCCCCCCGCCCCTCCCGCTATCACGTCCAGATTGCTCTCTGGTGGACGCGGAGCTATGCTCTCTCAGGCAAAAACAGGCGATGGAATTTGCCCCTCCTTCGGAGTGGGGTGTGATCAGCAATATTTTCCTCGTCCAGAAAAATGGGGGTCAGATGAGACCGGTCATCAACTTTCGCGCTCTGAATACGGTGGTACGCTACCGTCATTTCAGGATGGAGGGGACCCACCTCCTTCAGGACCTGTTAGTTcctggggactggatggtaaaGCTGGATCTAAAAGATGCTTATCTGATGGTCCCAGTGGCCACTTGTTCCAGGGATCTGCTCCGGTTCTGGTGGAGAGGAGAGATCTGGTGGTTCACTTGTCTCCCATTCGGGCTGTCTTCAGCTCCTTGGTGGTTCACCAAGCTGCTACGACCAGTCGTGTCATGGTTGAGGACTCGGGGCGTATGCCTCatcatttacctggacgacatcctcctgatgcacGAGTCCAGGGTGGGTTTGTTGGAACATCTCCAGTGGACAGCGGACCTGCTGTCAGATCTCGGTTTCCTCCTCAACAAGGAGAAGTCATGCCTCATCCCATCTCAGCGGATGGAGTTCTTGGGCTTCACGGTGGATTCGCTTTCAGGAGTCCCTTAGTCTTCCGATGCAGAATTTGCGTATGGTTCGCAAGGGGTTGAAACATGCCCTCACCATTCCCCACCTCTCGTTACGTCTCCTGGCTCGCATCTTCGGGCTGTTAGCTTCATCGATCCAGGCAGTGTTTCCGGCTCCGTTGCACTACCGTGCTCTCCAGCGAttgaagatcgcccatcttcggaccggtgcctcctttgcggacgcGGTGGTTTTTGGACTCGGAAGCCCGAGAGGAGTTGGGCTGGTGGATTGCCAATCTGGAGGCttggaacggcagagcgatcttcggaTTTCTGCCGGAACTGACCATCAAGTCAGATGCGAGTCTCCAGGGCTGGGGCGCCCATTGCAATGGAGCTTCCACGGGGGGAGCCTGGTCGGAGGAGGAATCCCTCCTCCACATCAATGCTTTGGAACTCCTAGCCGGCTTGTTTGCAGTGAGGAGCTTCTCCAACGGGATCGCCAACGCGTACATCAGGCTGCGGATGGACAATGTCTCGGCGGTCCGGTATGTCAACCGATTGGGGGGTACTCACTCGGTTACCTtggctcggttggccaaggaatttTGGTCGTTGTGcctgtccagggacatcatggtgcaggcggaataCTTACCGGGGCTGAGCAACGTTCGTGCGGATTGGAACTCGCGCTACCTGTCGGACGGCAGCGATTGGCAGCTGGACCCGGAAGTTTTCTCAGCAATTTCGGACAGGTGGGGACCGATGGCTGTCGATCTCTTTGCCCCTCGGCTCAACAGGCCACTCACCCGGTTTTTCAGCTGGCGTCCAGATCCGGAAGCAGTGGCGGTGGATGCGTTTATCCAGGATTAGTCGGTATCCCGCCTTTATGCTTTTCCTCCCTTTTCCATGGCTTCTGGCGGACCTGGTGTTGGTGGTTCCGTTCTGGGGGTCTCAGGTCTGGTTCCCTTCGTTGCTGAGGATCCTTGTGGAGATAGCTCTCTTTCTCCCGACCCATCAGGATCTCCTGCGCAACCCTCTGGGTCTGCACGACCCACTTCTCCTCGACGGATCCCTAAGgctgctggcgtgccggatctccggacgCCTGGAGATTTCGATGGCATTTCGGAGGCACCTCGACAGTTACTGGACAgcgcatgggctcccggcaccagaaagtcttaccgggctgcctggagaacttgggctaactggtgcgtgggacgggacttggatcccgtttcggcacctgtagctCACCTGTTGCAGTTTCTCACATCACTGTTTGAGGCGGGTAAGGCGTATCGGACCATTAACCTTTTCAGGTCCGCTATTTCAGTCTACCCATTTAGGTTACGAGGGTGTTCCTGCAGGTCAACGTCCT
The genomic region above belongs to Bufo gargarizans isolate SCDJY-AF-19 chromosome 4, ASM1485885v1, whole genome shotgun sequence and contains:
- the LOC122935579 gene encoding uncharacterized protein LOC122935579; protein product: MGPAILTALCLWSCVLTVTPISQEQVGRITNYIEQNIFQGLQDQYAYFVKFTDEECNKDLQTKDFDVILKDDKSTGIREKVVNKEIYNGIRMVAASYIKMKKYDIHSESRLLNPDPEYSPISKLLEGTSANDCVVFFSLNSPCVQTCTDPKGKYNIIDKLNKHNLPTSRAFAYTKVFEKDKNKPEDEVWKNWGVLDGKMTLLRCSGNNCIKCFNNGVKDEACYKD